A window of Hymenobacter aerilatus contains these coding sequences:
- a CDS encoding bifunctional UDP-3-O-[3-hydroxymyristoyl] N-acetylglucosamine deacetylase/3-hydroxyacyl-ACP dehydratase — MNDKQHTIKAPVTVSGIGLHTGVVATMTFCPAPVNHGYKFQRIDLPGQPLVDADVDNVVDLSRGTTIEQNGARVNTVEHTLAALVGLQIDNVLIQLSGPEPPIMDGSSYEFIKPLQEVGLEEQNALRNYFEIPDEIRYQDNPRGVEIAALPLDNYRLTVMVDYNSPVLGSQHASLTEMSQFATEIASSRTFCFLHELEALYKQNLIKGGDLSNAIVVVDRVVSEDELSELAEMLGKPKVAVKKEGILNNVDLRHKNEPARHKLLDLIGDLALVGRPLKGQILAARPGHAANVAFAKRLKKKMLEVDSSPVPHYDPARVPVMDINQIAATLPHRYPFLLIDKIIHLDATTVTGVKNVTMNEPFFPGHFPGNPVMPGVLQIEAMAQTGGILVLNTVPDPENYWTYFLGIDTCRFRRMVKPGDTIIFKCQLLAPIKRGIAKMSGKAFVNGKVVMEAEMSASIVKKN, encoded by the coding sequence ATGAACGACAAGCAACATACGATTAAGGCCCCGGTAACAGTGAGCGGCATTGGGCTGCACACGGGCGTAGTGGCCACCATGACCTTCTGTCCGGCGCCGGTCAACCACGGCTATAAGTTTCAGCGCATCGATTTGCCCGGCCAGCCCCTGGTAGATGCCGACGTGGACAACGTAGTAGACCTCTCGCGCGGTACGACCATCGAGCAGAACGGTGCCCGCGTAAACACCGTGGAGCACACCCTGGCTGCCCTGGTAGGCTTGCAAATCGACAACGTGCTCATTCAGCTCAGCGGCCCCGAGCCGCCTATTATGGATGGCTCGTCGTATGAGTTCATCAAGCCCTTGCAGGAGGTAGGGCTGGAAGAGCAGAACGCGCTGCGCAACTATTTCGAGATTCCCGACGAAATCCGCTACCAGGATAATCCCCGGGGTGTAGAAATTGCCGCCCTACCCCTCGACAACTACCGCCTCACGGTGATGGTAGACTACAACTCGCCGGTGCTGGGCTCGCAACACGCCTCGCTCACGGAGATGTCGCAGTTTGCCACCGAAATTGCTTCGTCGCGCACGTTCTGTTTTCTGCACGAACTGGAAGCGCTGTACAAGCAAAACCTCATCAAAGGCGGCGACTTGAGCAACGCCATTGTAGTGGTGGACCGCGTGGTGAGCGAAGATGAGCTGAGCGAGTTGGCCGAGATGCTAGGCAAGCCTAAAGTAGCTGTCAAGAAAGAAGGCATTCTCAACAACGTGGACCTGCGCCACAAAAACGAGCCCGCCCGCCACAAGCTTCTCGACCTCATCGGCGACCTGGCTTTGGTAGGCCGCCCGCTGAAAGGCCAGATTCTAGCTGCGCGGCCTGGCCACGCCGCCAACGTAGCGTTTGCCAAGCGCCTGAAAAAGAAAATGCTGGAGGTAGACTCCTCGCCCGTACCACACTACGACCCCGCTCGTGTGCCGGTGATGGACATCAACCAGATTGCTGCTACCCTACCCCACCGCTACCCCTTCCTGCTCATCGACAAAATTATTCACCTGGATGCCACCACGGTAACCGGCGTGAAAAACGTGACGATGAACGAGCCGTTTTTCCCCGGTCACTTCCCCGGCAACCCTGTGATGCCAGGCGTACTGCAGATTGAGGCAATGGCACAAACCGGTGGTATTCTGGTACTTAACACCGTACCCGACCCCGAAAACTACTGGACGTATTTCCTGGGCATCGACACTTGTCGCTTCCGCCGGATGGTGAAACCCGGCGACACCATTATCTTCAAATGCCAGCTACTGGCCCCCATTAAGCGAGGGATTGCCAAGATGAGCGGCAAGGCTTTTGTGAACGGAAAAGTGGTGATGGAAGCAGAGATGAGCGCCAGCATCGTGAAGAAGAATTAA